A window from Temnothorax longispinosus isolate EJ_2023e chromosome 1, Tlon_JGU_v1, whole genome shotgun sequence encodes these proteins:
- the LOC139814145 gene encoding uncharacterized protein — MNHCHPSSHHGGSLSEKNSQACKLSIPRWYNQGSTSQTTWSTSSVEFHGFSDTSQLAMAAVVFITVHGSKGATVSLVCSKTKVAPLKRLTIPRLELTAALLLSRLMQYVQATLKLNVTATHLWTDSVVTLTWIKSHASRWKDFVRNRVSQIQELTANAHWKYVPGTSNPADCASRGLSTAQPQSHSLWWTGPPWILTPEAWPSQPALSDELSAHEARPGIALHAAASQTDYHWDLIYRYSTLNKLSKITALCFRFISLLRKRRYKPLDLHSALEEARLFWIKATQAAYFTHEIKMLTANSRLPTAHAFSRLTAYIDAQGIIRVGGRLNLNQSALAQDNKHQAILPRHSRFSTLIIAHAHLRTLHGGTQLTLAHVRQQYWIIGGRAPVKSHILRCVVCARQRGIRAHQLMGQLPLSRVTPSRPFTHTGVDYAGPLTIKTWKGQGAKTYKGWICVFVCFSTSAIHLKVVSDYSSEGFIAAFRRFSARRGIAQTMYSDCGTTFIGADAALKKMFIQSSQKHQRIAQILQRDYTRWEFNPPSAPHMGGKWEAVVKSVKFHLRRTIGETLLTTEELTTLLTQIEAILNSRPLEPLSDDPEDVSALTPGHFLIGGPITTIPEPSLIDLATSRLSRWQLIQQRVQHFWAQWSAHYLQRQQAISKWHHPNNNIKVNSIVLLTNERSPPCKWPE; from the coding sequence ATGAACCACTGCCATCCCAGCTCTCATCACGGTGGCTCATTATCAGAAAAGAACTCACAAGCTTGCAAGCTCTCAATACCTCGGTGGTACAACCAAGGTAGCACCTCTCAAACTACATGGAGTACCTCGTCAGTGGAATTTCACGGCTTTTCTGATACTTCTCAACTGGCAATGGCTGCAGTCGTATTTATCACCGTCCACGGCTCTAAGGGCGCCACGGTTTCATTGGTGTGCTCCAAAACTAAGGTAGCACCACTCAAACGACTCACCATCCCGAGACTTGAACTCACCGCAGCACTGCTGCTCTCAAGACTCATGCAATACGTTCAAGCCACCTTGAAGTTGAACGTTACAGCAACTCACCTGTGGACGGACTCTGTTGTGACACTCACGTGGATCAAATCTCATGCATCGCGCTGGAAGGATTTTGTGAGAAATCGAGTTTCTCAAATTCAAGAGCTCACTGCAAACGCACATTGGAAATACGTACCAGGTACGTCCAACCCAGCCGACTGCGCATCACGAGGATTAAGTACTGCTCAACCCCAAAGCCACTCATTATGGTGGACGGGACCACCGTGGATACTCACCCCTGAAGCATGGCCATCACAACCCGCGCTTTCGGACGAGTTGAGCGCGCATGAGGCTCGTCCTGGCATTGCGCTACATGCGGCCGCATCTCAAACGGACTATCACTGGGACCTGATATATAGGTACTCAACTCTCaataaattatcgaaaataacAGCTCTTTGTTTCAGATTCATATCGCTTCTGAGAAAGCGCCGATACAAGCCACTGGACTTGCACTCAGCTTTGGAGGAGGCCAGATTATTCTGGATCAAGGCTACTCAAGCGGCATACTTCACGCACGAGATCAAGATGCTCACGGCCAACTCGAGACTACCAACTGCTCACGCATTCAGTCGATTGACTGCGTATATAGACGCTCAAGGGATCATCCGAGTTGGCGGCCGCCTCAACCTCAACCAATCAGCACTAGCTCAAGACAACAAACATCAGGCGATTTTGCCTCGCCACTCACGGTTCTCAACCCTGATCATTGCACACGCCCATCTGCGTACCCTGCATGGAGGAACACAGCTGACATTGGCTCATGTCAGGCAACAATACTGGATTATCGGCGGACGGGCTCCGGTGAAGTCTCATATTTTACGGTGTGTCGTGTGTGCTCGGCAGAGGGGGATCCGTGCTCATCAACTGATGGGCCAACTACCTCTCTCTCGGGTTACGCCGTCACGTCCGTTTACTCATACAGGAGTTGACTATGCCGGACCGCTCACCATCAAGACATGGAAGGGACAAGGTGCGAAAACCTACAAGGGATGGATCTGTGTGTTCGTTTGCTTCTCCACCTCCGCAATTCACCTCAAAGTAGTCAGTGACTACTCATCAGAAGGATTCATAGCAGCCTTCCGAAGATTCTCAGCCAGAAGGGGAATTGCTCAGACCATGTATTCGGACTGCGGGACAACATTCATTGGAGCAGACGCCGCGCTCAAGAAAATGTTCATCCAGAGTTCCCAAAAACATCAACGAATCGCTCAAATTCTACAACGTGATTACACCAGATGGGAGTTCAACCCACCAAGCGCTCCACACATGGGGGGCAAGTGGGAGGCGGTGGTGAAATCCGTGAAGTTTCATCTGAGACGGACTATCGGGGAGACTCTACTCACGACGGAAGAACTCACAACGTTGCTTACGCAAATCGAGGCCATTCTCAACTCGCGGCCTTTAGAACCGTTGAGTGACGACCCTGAAGACGTCTCAGCGCTCACACCAGGTCATTTCCTCATTGGAGGTCCAATCACTACCATACCCGAGCCATCTCTGATTGACCTAGCAACCTCACGACTATCTCGGTGGCAGCTCATCCAGCAGCGTGTTCAACATTTTTGGGCACAATGGTCGGCTCATTATCTGCAACGCCAGCAGGCGATATCCAAGTGGCATCATCCTAACAACAACATCAAGGTGAATTCCATCGTGCTGCTCACCAACGAACGCTCTCCACCGTGCAAATGGCCAGAGTAA